From a region of the Cognatiyoonia koreensis genome:
- the tig gene encoding trigger factor, translating into MQVKETLNEGLKRAYDITVTAAELDATVETKLKEAQPEVEMKGFRKGKVPMALLRKQFGQRLMGEAMQESIDGAMNKHLEESGDRPASQPEMKMTNENWKEGDDVEVSVSYEKLPDVPETDFSKIKLERMVVKADDASVKEALENLAGSAKNFEDRKKTAKAKEGDQVVMDFVGKVDGEPFEGGSAEDFPLELGSGSFIPGFEDGLIGVKAGDEKDVEVTFPDDYQAEHLAGKKAVFTCTIKNVKEPKPAEINDDLAKQFGAEDLAALTAQITERLEAEYTGASRAVTKRALLDALDKKVNFDLPESLVNAEAGQIAHQLWHEENPDVQGHDHPEIEPTDEHKKLAARRVKLGLLLADIGQKADVKVTDAEMTQAIMNQARQYPGQERQFFEFVQQNAQFRQQLQAPLFEDKVVDHIFEQAAVKDKEVSKDDLQNAVEKLEEE; encoded by the coding sequence ATGCAGGTCAAAGAGACCCTGAACGAAGGCCTCAAGCGCGCATATGATATCACTGTCACTGCCGCCGAACTGGACGCGACAGTTGAAACGAAGCTGAAGGAAGCCCAGCCTGAAGTCGAGATGAAGGGCTTTCGCAAGGGCAAAGTCCCGATGGCATTGCTGCGCAAGCAATTCGGTCAGCGCCTGATGGGCGAAGCGATGCAGGAAAGCATTGACGGTGCCATGAACAAGCATCTTGAAGAGTCTGGCGACCGTCCTGCAAGCCAGCCTGAAATGAAGATGACCAATGAGAATTGGAAAGAAGGCGACGACGTCGAAGTGTCCGTTTCTTACGAGAAGCTGCCCGATGTGCCGGAGACTGATTTCTCAAAGATCAAGCTGGAGCGTATGGTCGTCAAAGCGGATGACGCCTCGGTCAAGGAAGCGCTAGAAAACCTTGCCGGGTCTGCGAAAAACTTTGAAGACCGCAAGAAGACCGCGAAAGCAAAAGAAGGCGATCAGGTCGTCATGGACTTTGTTGGTAAAGTTGACGGCGAGCCGTTTGAAGGTGGTTCTGCCGAAGATTTCCCGCTGGAGCTTGGCTCTGGATCGTTCATTCCCGGATTCGAGGATGGTCTGATCGGTGTGAAAGCCGGCGATGAGAAGGACGTCGAAGTGACCTTCCCCGACGATTATCAGGCAGAGCATCTGGCTGGTAAGAAGGCCGTGTTCACTTGCACCATCAAGAACGTCAAGGAACCAAAGCCTGCAGAAATCAATGACGATCTGGCCAAGCAGTTCGGCGCGGAAGATCTTGCAGCGCTGACAGCCCAGATCACAGAACGTCTGGAAGCCGAATATACCGGTGCGTCACGTGCGGTCACAAAGCGTGCCCTGCTGGATGCGCTGGACAAGAAGGTCAACTTTGATCTGCCAGAAAGCCTTGTGAATGCAGAGGCCGGTCAGATTGCCCATCAGCTGTGGCACGAAGAAAACCCCGACGTGCAGGGCCATGACCACCCCGAGATCGAGCCAACCGACGAGCACAAGAAATTGGCTGCCCGCCGCGTCAAGCTGGGTTTGCTGCTTGCCGACATTGGTCAGAAAGCCGACGTCAAGGTGACGGATGCCGAGATGACGCAGGCCATCATGAACCAGGCGCGCCAGTATCCGGGGCAGGAACGTCAGTTCTTTGAATTCGTTCAGCAGAACGCGCAGTTCCGCCAACAACTGCAGGCCCCGCTGTTCGAAGACAAGGTTGTGGACCACATCTTTGAACAGGCTGCAGTAAAGGACAAGGAAGTCAGCAAGGACGACCTGCAGAATGCTGTCGAAAAGCTTGAAGAAGAATAA
- a CDS encoding bifunctional 2',3'-cyclic-nucleotide 2'-phosphodiesterase/3'-nucleotidase, translating into MPISLNRRHFMASTAGFIALHPFSANASTNQAHLRIMETTDLHVHVFPYDYYADKPVDTVGLARTAAHIADIRAESTNALLIDNGDFLQGNPMGDYIAYERGMNDGDVHPIIAAMNTLAYDAATIGNHEFNYGLSFLEKSLAGAAFPVVCANIAKELGATPREDTTFVPPYVIMERTVTDGAGVDHPVKLGLIGFVPPQVMGWDRKHLEGNVQARDIIETARAYVPEMKEQGCDIIIALSHSGIGAAEAEDGMENASIPLAAVDGIDVILTGHSHLVFPSSNYADWPGVDAEAGTIMGKPGVMGGFWGSHMGLVDLLLERDGNGWRVLSHTSEARPISQRNEDRSITPLVESDEAVLASVQADHDATLAYVRTAVGKTDAPLHSYFALVADDPSVQIVSNAQTWYIAQQMVGTEYEGLPILSAAAPFKAGGRGGPEYYTDVPVGDVAIKNVADLYLYPNTVRAVKVSGAQVKDWLERSAGMFNQIEAGASDAILLNPDFPSYNFDVIDGVTYQIDLSQPSKFDREGAVINADAHRIKNLNFNGDPIDPDQEYIIATNNYRASGGGSFPGTGDTIIFEGPDTNRDVIVRYIVEQGTVSPRADGNWSFAPMTDTTVIFETGPAGTAYASDVPGVTIEEAGQSDTGFALFRITL; encoded by the coding sequence ATGCCGATTTCATTGAACCGCCGCCACTTCATGGCCAGCACTGCGGGCTTCATTGCCCTGCACCCTTTTTCCGCAAACGCTTCCACCAATCAGGCGCATCTACGCATCATGGAAACGACCGACTTGCACGTGCATGTGTTTCCCTATGACTATTACGCCGACAAACCCGTTGATACGGTCGGACTTGCAAGAACGGCGGCGCATATCGCCGACATCAGGGCCGAGTCCACGAATGCCCTGCTGATCGACAATGGCGACTTCCTGCAAGGGAATCCGATGGGCGATTACATCGCGTACGAACGCGGCATGAACGATGGCGACGTGCATCCGATCATCGCCGCGATGAATACGCTTGCCTATGACGCCGCGACCATCGGCAACCACGAATTCAACTACGGGCTGTCGTTCCTTGAAAAATCGCTCGCCGGAGCGGCCTTCCCCGTTGTCTGCGCCAATATCGCCAAGGAATTGGGCGCAACGCCCCGCGAAGATACGACCTTCGTACCGCCGTATGTCATCATGGAACGCACGGTAACGGACGGTGCGGGCGTTGATCATCCGGTCAAGTTGGGCCTGATCGGATTTGTGCCACCGCAGGTCATGGGCTGGGATAGAAAGCACCTCGAAGGCAACGTGCAGGCCCGCGACATCATCGAAACTGCGCGCGCATACGTGCCTGAGATGAAGGAACAGGGCTGCGACATTATCATTGCCCTTTCCCACTCAGGCATCGGGGCCGCCGAAGCCGAGGACGGCATGGAAAACGCCTCGATCCCGCTTGCCGCTGTCGATGGGATCGACGTGATCCTGACGGGTCACAGCCACCTTGTCTTCCCGTCCTCCAATTACGCCGACTGGCCCGGTGTGGATGCAGAGGCGGGAACTATCATGGGCAAACCCGGTGTGATGGGTGGTTTCTGGGGCAGCCACATGGGGCTTGTGGATCTGCTTCTCGAACGGGACGGTAACGGCTGGCGCGTGCTATCACACACTTCCGAGGCCCGTCCGATCTCTCAACGCAACGAAGATCGCTCTATCACGCCTCTGGTCGAAAGCGATGAAGCGGTGCTTGCATCCGTACAAGCCGATCACGATGCCACGCTTGCCTATGTGCGCACGGCAGTCGGCAAGACCGACGCGCCGCTGCACAGCTACTTCGCTTTGGTTGCTGATGATCCGTCCGTCCAGATCGTGTCTAACGCGCAGACTTGGTATATTGCCCAGCAAATGGTCGGCACGGAATACGAAGGCCTGCCGATACTGTCAGCCGCTGCGCCCTTCAAGGCAGGCGGACGCGGCGGGCCGGAATACTACACGGACGTGCCTGTCGGGGATGTGGCGATCAAGAACGTGGCAGACCTCTACCTCTATCCCAACACGGTGCGGGCAGTGAAGGTGAGCGGCGCACAAGTCAAGGATTGGCTGGAGCGCTCTGCCGGGATGTTCAACCAGATCGAGGCAGGCGCATCCGACGCCATCCTGCTGAACCCCGATTTTCCCAGCTACAACTTCGACGTCATTGACGGTGTCACCTATCAGATCGACCTGTCCCAGCCATCGAAGTTTGATCGCGAAGGTGCCGTCATCAACGCGGACGCGCACCGTATCAAGAATCTGAATTTCAACGGGGACCCAATTGACCCGGATCAGGAATACATCATCGCAACGAACAACTATCGTGCATCAGGCGGCGGCAGCTTCCCGGGGACGGGTGACACGATCATATTCGAAGGTCCGGACACAAATCGTGATGTGATCGTGCGCTACATTGTCGAACAAGGCACAGTCAGCCCGCGCGCAGACGGAAACTGGTCCTTTGCCCCGATGACCGATACCACTGTGATCTTTGAAACCGGCCCTGCTGGCACAGCCTACGCCAGCGACGTCCCCGGCGTCACAATCGAAGAAGCAGGCCAGTCCGATACTGGCTTTGCCCTCTTCCGCATCACGCTCTGA
- the rplI gene encoding 50S ribosomal protein L9 — MDIILLERVAKLGQMGEVVSVKEGYARNYLLPQGKALRVNAANMARFEAEKAQMEARNLESKKEAEAMAAKLDGQQFVVIRSASDAGSLYGSVTPRDAAEAATEDGFSIDKKQVALINPIKELGLHDLSVRLHPEVEATITLNVARSKEEAELQASGKSIAELAAEEEAAAEFEIQELFDDIGAAASDDDELAESAGIAQEETADEATDEN, encoded by the coding sequence ATGGATATCATCCTACTCGAACGCGTCGCAAAGCTTGGCCAGATGGGCGAAGTTGTGTCCGTCAAGGAAGGTTACGCACGTAACTACCTGCTGCCACAGGGCAAAGCCCTGCGCGTCAATGCAGCCAACATGGCCCGCTTTGAAGCTGAGAAAGCACAGATGGAAGCACGCAATCTGGAGTCCAAGAAAGAGGCCGAAGCAATGGCCGCAAAACTGGACGGCCAGCAGTTCGTCGTGATTCGCTCTGCGTCCGATGCTGGCTCGCTTTATGGTTCGGTCACGCCACGTGACGCCGCCGAAGCCGCAACCGAAGACGGCTTCAGCATCGACAAAAAGCAGGTCGCCCTAATCAACCCGATCAAGGAACTTGGTCTGCACGATTTGTCTGTCAGGCTGCACCCGGAAGTCGAAGCGACGATCACGCTGAACGTCGCCCGCTCCAAGGAAGAGGCCGAACTTCAGGCATCCGGCAAATCTATCGCCGAACTCGCCGCTGAAGAAGAAGCCGCCGCTGAATTCGAAATTCAGGAGCTTTTTGACGATATCGGTGCCGCTGCATCCGACGATGATGAACTGGCTGAATCAGCCGGCATCGCACAGGAAGAAACAGCCGACGAAGCGACCGACGAGAACTAA
- the rpsR gene encoding 30S ribosomal protein S18 has product MATKPFFRRRKSDPFEGDGAPVIDYKDTRLLQRYISERGKIVPARITAVGAKNQRKLAQAIKRARFLALLPYAVK; this is encoded by the coding sequence ATGGCTACGAAACCATTTTTCCGTCGTCGCAAGTCCGATCCGTTTGAGGGCGATGGCGCCCCTGTGATCGACTACAAAGACACACGTCTCCTGCAGCGCTACATCTCAGAGCGCGGCAAGATCGTTCCTGCCCGTATCACCGCAGTTGGTGCCAAGAACCAGCGCAAGCTCGCCCAGGCGATCAAGCGCGCGCGTTTCCTTGCCCTGCTGCCCTACGCTGTAAAGTAA
- the rpsF gene encoding 30S ribosomal protein S6 has product MPLYEHVMIARQDLSNTQAESLIEHFGTVLADNGGKLVENEYWGVKTMAYKINKNRKGHYALLRTDAPAPAVQEMERLMRLHEDVMRVLTIKVDAHEDGPSVQMQKREERGDRRERR; this is encoded by the coding sequence ATGCCACTCTATGAGCATGTGATGATTGCGCGTCAGGACTTGTCCAACACGCAAGCCGAAAGCCTGATCGAACACTTCGGCACCGTTCTTGCAGATAACGGCGGTAAGCTGGTCGAGAACGAATACTGGGGCGTCAAGACGATGGCCTACAAGATCAACAAAAACCGCAAAGGCCACTATGCCCTGCTGCGCACGGATGCACCTGCACCTGCCGTTCAGGAAATGGAACGCCTGATGCGCCTGCACGAAGATGTCATGCGCGTCCTGACCATCAAGGTCGATGCACACGAAGACGGTCCATCCGTCCAGATGCAGAAACGCGAAGAACGTGGCGACCGCCGCGAACGCCGCTAA
- a CDS encoding YceI family protein, translating into MKKALYSSALIALLAAPAVAAPEAYTLDSSHSQVVFSYNHLGYSTTYGVFAGFEGEIMFDQESPENSSVSVSMPTKSMFTGWEQRTEHFMSEDFFGATDEDMITFTSTSIEVTGEDTANITGDLTMNGITKSVVLDAKLNQAANHPMLEKPWAGFDATTTLLRSDFEVGAFAPFVGDEVNVMISIEAEKAE; encoded by the coding sequence ATGAAGAAAGCACTGTATTCATCCGCACTTATCGCCCTTCTTGCCGCGCCTGCCGTTGCAGCACCAGAGGCCTATACACTTGACTCCAGCCATAGCCAGGTTGTTTTCAGCTACAACCACCTTGGCTATTCGACCACTTACGGCGTGTTCGCAGGTTTTGAAGGTGAGATCATGTTTGATCAGGAGAGCCCTGAAAACTCTTCAGTCTCCGTATCGATGCCGACAAAGTCTATGTTCACTGGCTGGGAACAGCGTACAGAACATTTCATGTCCGAGGATTTTTTCGGCGCGACGGATGAGGACATGATTACATTCACGTCCACGTCAATCGAAGTGACAGGTGAAGACACTGCCAATATCACTGGCGACCTGACAATGAACGGAATCACAAAGTCGGTGGTTCTGGACGCCAAGCTCAATCAGGCCGCCAACCATCCGATGCTGGAGAAGCCATGGGCCGGGTTTGATGCGACCACGACGCTGCTACGCTCCGATTTCGAGGTTGGTGCTTTTGCGCCATTTGTTGGCGACGAAGTTAACGTCATGATCTCTATCGAGGCAGAGAAGGCCGAGTAA